One genomic segment of Primulina tabacum isolate GXHZ01 chromosome 9, ASM2559414v2, whole genome shotgun sequence includes these proteins:
- the LOC142555083 gene encoding putative receptor-like protein kinase At2g42960, which produces MTSESLNSELSKKYGSLKLWVLIGICVGAFIVLILGILSIWVMFRRKSQRKGDNNSLSQIPFISKDIRVDRVGEQSMRDHHDCVSLTVNDKSSDKNSEKMLVYLGRSKSSDVDNISQCSSMYHHERAYSSQSGEEGSSGNAIKQSLSPYGLAMASPLVGLPEASHLGWGHWFTLRDLESATNRFSAEYVIGEGGYGVVYRGRLVNGTEVAVKKLLNNLGQAEKEFRVEVEAIGHVRHKNLVRLLGYCVEGVHRMLVYEYVNNGNLEQWLHGAMRQQGTLTWEDRMKVMLCTATALAYLHEAIEPKVIHRDIKSSNILIDDQFNAKISDFGLAKLLGSGESHVTTRVMGTFGYVAPEYANSGLLNEKSDVYSFGVLLLETVTGRDPVDYGRPANEVNLVEWLKMMVGSRRAEEVVDSSLEPGPSVRALKRTLLVALRCVDPDSEKRPKMSQVARMLEADEFPYREDRRNKKSRTTSMDVESMKDGCDSSNTERKVEKSEPRI; this is translated from the exons ATGACGTCAGAAAGTTTGAACTCTGAGCTGTCGAAGAAATATGGTTCTCTGAAACTGTGGGTTTTGATAGGAATATGCGTTGGCGCTTTTATAGTTCTAATCCTTGGCATCTTATCTATATGGGTCATGTTTCGGAGAAAATCTCAAAGAAAAGGGGACAATAATTCTCTCTCACAAATCCCTTTTATTTCGAAAGACATACGGGTTGATAGAGTGGGGGAACAAAGTATGCGTGATCATCATGATTGTGTATCCTTAACGGTGAATGATAAATCAAGTGATAAGAACTCAGAAAAGATGCTAGTTTATTTGGGAAGAAGTAAATCAAGTGATGTTGATAACATCAGCCAGTGTAGTTCCATGTATCATCATGAAAGAGCATATAGTTCTCAGTCCGGAGAGGAAGGAAGTTCTGGGAATGCCATTAAACAATCTTTATCACCATATGGACTTGCAATGGCATCTCCTTTAGTTGGTTTGCCGGAAGCATCTCATCTTGGGTGGGGCCATTGGTTCACACTTAGAGATCTTGAAAGTGCGACAAACCGCTTCTCTGCGGAGTATGTTATTGGGGAAGGTGGTTATGGGGTTGTTTATCGAGGAAGATTGGTCAATGGGACGGAGGTAGCAGTCAAGAAACTTCTTAACAATCT GGGCCAAGCGGAGAAAGAATTTAGAGTTGAAGTAGAAGCCATTGGCCATGTTCGACATAAGAATCTTGTACGGCTTCTTGGCTACTGTGTAGAAGGGGTTCACAG GATGCTTGTGTATGAGTATGTCAATAATGGCAACTTGGAACAATGGCTTCATGGGGCTATGAGACAACAAGGTACACTCACTTGGGAGGACCGAATGAAGGTTATGCTCTGTACTGCAACAGC GCTTGCTTATTTACATGAAGCTATTGAACCAAAAGTTATTCACCGTGACATAAAATCTAGCAATATCTTGATCGATGATCAATTCAATGCTAAGATTTCTGACTTTGGATTGGCTAAGTTGTTGGGATCTGGGGAAAGCCACGTAACAACAAGAGTGATGGGAACATTCGG CTACGTTGCTCCAGAATATGCAAATAGTGGCTTGTTGAATGAAAAGAGCGATGTTTATAGTTTCGGTGTTCTGCTACTGGAAACTGTTACAGGAAGAGATCCAGTGGATTACGGACGTCCCGCAAATGAG GTTAATCTTGTTGAATGGCTTAAAATGATGGTAGGGAGCAGGAGAGCAGAGGAAGTTGTGGACTCTAGTCTTGAACCAGGGCCCTCGGTACGTGCCTTGAAACGTACACTTCTTGTTGCTCTGAGGTGTGTTGATCCAGATTCGGAGAAACGGCCCAAAATGAGCCAGGTTGCGCGGATGCTTGAAGCGGATGAGTTCCCTTACCGTGAG GATCGAAGAAATAAGAAAAGCAGAACAACTAGCATGGACGTTGAATCCATGAAAGATGGTTGCGATTCATCTAACACAGAAAGGAAGGTAGAAAAGTCAGAGCCACGCATCTGA